TGCTGCTGCATGAATTGCAATTGTAGTTCTAGCTTATTGGGTTTCCATTTATCATCAGCATCCAAGAAAGCAATGTAATCTCCAGTGGCTTTTGATAAAGCTGTATTTCTAGCAATACCTGTTCCTGAGTTTGTAGAAAGTTTAAAAATACGTATTCGGTTGTCTTGATTTGCAATTGTTTTAGCAATAGATACAGTGCTATCACTTGAACAATCATCAACTAGAATCAATTCCCAATTTGTGTGTGTTTGTTCCTGTACTGAAAGAATAGCTTCAAGAATATACTTCTCTGAATTGTAGCAGGGCATTAGGATAGATACTAAATTGTTTTTCATATCAATATGCTTTTTTATCGCCCCGAATCGTATTGTAAATGGTCAAAAAAATGATTTTAATATCTAATAAAATAGACCAATTTTCCATATAAAAGATATCATATTTCACCCTGTTGATAATGTCCTTATCAGTCTCCACTTCTCCTCTAAAACCTTTTGTTTGAGCGAGTCCAGTGATACCAGGTTTTATAAAATGACGTACCATAAATTTATCCACAGTAAGCGCATACATCTGGGTATGACTTACCATGTGTGGTCTAGGTCCTACTACTGACATTTCGCCCAGTAACACATTAAAAAATTGTGGTAATTCGTCAATACTTGTTTTTCTTATAAAACGACCTACCCTAGTAACTCTAATGTCGTTTTTTGATACTTGATTCAAATGGGCTTCATCATTAAGTTCCATTGATCTAAACTTATAACAAAAAAATTCTTTGTAATTCAATCCATTTCTTTTTTGGATAAAAAACAAAGGCCCTTTTGACTCCAATTTAATGAATATAGCCAATATGGGTGTCAACCATGAGAGCACTCCTGCAATTATGATTAATGAAAAAACAATATCAAAAACACGTTTAATTACCTTGTTCAAAGTATCATCAAGTAGAATGTTACGCAATGATATTACAGGAATATAATTGTAATATTCAAATGTGAAATTCCGCGAAAGAATTTGTTTTTCGCTGGGAATAAACTTTAATGTCTTCAAATTATTATCGGCAAAATAAACAATTTCATTAATTTGGTTTTGGTTTAAATCACTCATAGAACAATACAATTCATCTATTTGATGCTCCAGTACATACTCAAAACTTTCCTTGAGGGTTTTAGACTTATTTTTTTCAAGCTCAAAAACACGCTCAAGTTTGTACCCATAATCTGGGTTCTCTGTAAAAAAATGTTGTAAAGGTTCAGTACTTTTTTCATTACCAATCAAAATTACTTTTCTAAAGTTTCCACCATACAATAGCCTATATTTTTTTAGAAAATAATAAATAGCCAGTTTGACAATTAAAATGATAAATAGTGACAGTAGAGTAAAATACCCAATGCTTTCAAAACTAGAATTATAGGAGTCGTAAAAGGCTAAGGCAAGACAAAAAAGAGAAAATACAACTCCTTGTTTTAAGGCACAATTTAATATAGAAATCACTTTAGTATACCTGTAAACCTCATAAAAACCCAAACTGGCAGCAATAATAAACCAACTTATACTTATGATAACAAAATAAAAAGGTGTCTTTACAGGAAAATCAGTCATATACCATAGTAAGACATTGATTATCAATAAATCAATGGCAAATGAAAAGGGACGAATGTAGCCCGAATATCTTCCTGTTTTTGTTTTCAATAGGATACAAATTAAAATAGCAAGTAGGCAAGCTCAAGCCGTTGCGAATCTTATATAAAGAAATTAATCTAGAACTTTTATTTCACTTCATTAGATTAAAAGAAAGGTAAATGAACTAAAAAATATATTTAGAAAAATCCTTGTGCTCTTCTTTTGAAAGTTCTTCCTTAGATAAAGATTTAAAATACTCATATGTGATTTTCATTCCTTCGGCACGGCCTACTTTAGCTTCCCAACCAAGCAATTCTTTGGCTTTCGTAATATCAGGTTGTCGCTGTAATGGATCGTTTATTGGTAACGGATGGTACACCACTTTTTGATTGGTACCTGTAAGTTTAATGATTTCTTCGGCAAAATCTTTAATAGTAATTTCGTCTGGATTTCCAATATTTACAGGCAAAACATAATCCGAATGCAACAATCTAAAAATACCTTCTACCTGATCATCAACATAGCAAAAAGAACGGGTTTGCATGCCATCGCCAAAAATAGTTAAGTCCTCGCCGCGAATAGCTTGACCAATAAAAGCAGGAATAACACGACCGTCATTGAGGCGCATTCTTGGTCCGTAGGTATTAAAAATTCGAACAATTCTGGTTTCTACGCCATGAAAGGTATGATATGCCATAGTTATGGATTCTTGAAAGCGTTTTGCTTCGTCATATACTCCTCTAGGTCCTATGGTATTTACGTTGCCATAATATTCTTCTGTTTGTGGGTGTACCAATGGATCTCCATACACTTCAGAAGTAGATGCAATAAGGATTCTAGCTTTTTTTACTCTGGCTAAACCCAATAAATTATGAGTACCAAGGGAACCTACTTTCAAGGTTTGTATAGGGATTTTTAAATAATCAATAGGACTTGCAGGCGATGCAAAGTGTAAAATATAGTCTAAATTTCCAGGGACATGAACAAACTTGGTGATGTCATGATGGTAAAATTCAAACTGCTCCAATTTGAAAAGATGCTCAATATTTTTTAAATCTCCCGTAATGAGATTATCCATCCCAATAACATGGTAGCCTTCTTTTATGAAACGGTCACAAAGATGTGATCCTAAAAATCCTGCGGCTCCGGTGATAAGTATTCTTTTCATTACAATAAGTTCTGTTCTTTATTATGATTTACTTTGTTTAACAAACAGTACAATACAATAAAGAAAATTATTCCTCTTTGTCTACTCAAAAAGGATTCGGTCAAAAATAACACTATCATTGTTACCGAAAAAGCGATATGCACAAAATCTTTGTTTCTAATTCCATTTCTAATGGAAATAAACAACATACAAACCAGAATTAAAATACCCAAAAAACCAATTTCAGAAAAAATTTGTACATATTCATTATGAAAATTATATACTCCATAACTGTGGTGCAAATGATGTTCCTTGACTTTATCTTGAATTTTAGTTTGAGCAGCATCTAATCCGAATCCGGTAAAAAAAATACCTTCTTCTTGAAGCATTTCTATAAAAATCCTCGTTTGATAAACCCGAAAAGCAGCCCCTGGAAAAAAGTCATTCTCTTGAAACTGCTCTTGGCTCCAAGCTTGTTTTAAACTAATGCTATAGATTGAATTTTTAGTTTCCTCAGATCCTTCCTTTAAAGAACTATCAACCAGTATGGTTTTTAACTCAATCATAAACCGGTCTCTTATTGGTTTTATTGATGCTATACAGGTTGTTGTTATCAAAACAATGGCTACAAGTATTGCAGTTTTTGTTTTTCTAGAAAATCCAGAAAAAAAGAAAAGATACACCATGACCAAAATAAAATCACAAATTATAATATTCTTTGATGACAATAAAAACACAAATACAACTAGTATTACCAATGCTAATTGATCAAAAATTGTTTTGTTTTTTTGGACCAAAAAATAGAACATCCCAAATGAAGCAAACCCCGAAACATATATTGCATTAAGGCTAACAGTAACCAATTCATGATAAAAAAACACGCTAAAATCTGCTGAACTGCTAAATTTAAGGACTGCTTTTGCTAAACAAAAAATGGCAAAAAACACCATTGAGAAACTGTAAATTTTAAAAACCCGATGCTTTAACTCTTGATTTAAATGGGGTAAAAAGCAAAAAGCAATGGGAATTAATAAAACCAATATTTCCTTTTGTAATCCGGCCTTTGTAGCGTGAACGTCAATGGTCCATAGTAAGGAAAGCACCATTAATACATAAAGGAGCATTGGAAGTATTTCAACTTTTGAAATTGAAAAATTAGCTTTTTTAGCCTTAGAAAAACAAACCAGTAAAAAAATTATACAAGTCATACTCCCGATGTTGTGTTTCAACGGAAGCGTCATGAGCATTGCAGCTAAAAGATAAACCAATAGTGTTTGATTTTGCCACAATTCTTCAATTTTATGAAAGACTTTTTTTGAATAAGGTAAGGTAGGATTCATTTATTTTATTCCAATTAAATTCCTGAATTATGGTATTAAAGTTATCTTGAACAATTTGATTATGATGACTCTTATGAAC
This portion of the Flavobacterium sp. CECT 9288 genome encodes:
- a CDS encoding exopolysaccharide biosynthesis polyprenyl glycosylphosphotransferase codes for the protein MKTKTGRYSGYIRPFSFAIDLLIINVLLWYMTDFPVKTPFYFVIISISWFIIAASLGFYEVYRYTKVISILNCALKQGVVFSLFCLALAFYDSYNSSFESIGYFTLLSLFIILIVKLAIYYFLKKYRLLYGGNFRKVILIGNEKSTEPLQHFFTENPDYGYKLERVFELEKNKSKTLKESFEYVLEHQIDELYCSMSDLNQNQINEIVYFADNNLKTLKFIPSEKQILSRNFTFEYYNYIPVISLRNILLDDTLNKVIKRVFDIVFSLIIIAGVLSWLTPILAIFIKLESKGPLFFIQKRNGLNYKEFFCYKFRSMELNDEAHLNQVSKNDIRVTRVGRFIRKTSIDELPQFFNVLLGEMSVVGPRPHMVSHTQMYALTVDKFMVRHFIKPGITGLAQTKGFRGEVETDKDIINRVKYDIFYMENWSILLDIKIIFLTIYNTIRGDKKAY
- a CDS encoding UDP-glucuronic acid decarboxylase family protein, whose protein sequence is MKRILITGAAGFLGSHLCDRFIKEGYHVIGMDNLITGDLKNIEHLFKLEQFEFYHHDITKFVHVPGNLDYILHFASPASPIDYLKIPIQTLKVGSLGTHNLLGLARVKKARILIASTSEVYGDPLVHPQTEEYYGNVNTIGPRGVYDEAKRFQESITMAYHTFHGVETRIVRIFNTYGPRMRLNDGRVIPAFIGQAIRGEDLTIFGDGMQTRSFCYVDDQVEGIFRLLHSDYVLPVNIGNPDEITIKDFAEEIIKLTGTNQKVVYHPLPINDPLQRQPDITKAKELLGWEAKVGRAEGMKITYEYFKSLSKEELSKEEHKDFSKYIF
- a CDS encoding O-antigen ligase produces the protein MNPTLPYSKKVFHKIEELWQNQTLLVYLLAAMLMTLPLKHNIGSMTCIIFLLVCFSKAKKANFSISKVEILPMLLYVLMVLSLLWTIDVHATKAGLQKEILVLLIPIAFCFLPHLNQELKHRVFKIYSFSMVFFAIFCLAKAVLKFSSSADFSVFFYHELVTVSLNAIYVSGFASFGMFYFLVQKNKTIFDQLALVILVVFVFLLSSKNIIICDFILVMVYLFFFSGFSRKTKTAILVAIVLITTTCIASIKPIRDRFMIELKTILVDSSLKEGSEETKNSIYSISLKQAWSQEQFQENDFFPGAAFRVYQTRIFIEMLQEEGIFFTGFGLDAAQTKIQDKVKEHHLHHSYGVYNFHNEYVQIFSEIGFLGILILVCMLFISIRNGIRNKDFVHIAFSVTMIVLFLTESFLSRQRGIIFFIVLYCLLNKVNHNKEQNLL